In Candidatus Epulonipiscium viviparus, one DNA window encodes the following:
- a CDS encoding S-layer homology domain-containing protein yields the protein MYSDWFVKFVTWTAENNLFNSYGDNTFRPNAPLTREELVFAIYNYSMYVGIAPIGASSVYAFNDGATVSRWAVPACEWAIANGILAGKDGNRLDPKGTATRAEICAIINRFLTIYNID from the coding sequence ATGTACTCTGATTGGTTTGTTAAGTTTGTAACTTGGACAGCAGAAAACAATTTATTTAACAGCTATGGCGACAATACATTTAGGCCGAATGCACCTTTAACGCGAGAAGAATTGGTATTTGCGATATACAATTATTCTATGTATGTCGGGATAGCACCTATAGGAGCATCTAGCGTATATGCCTTTAACGACGGGGCGACGGTTTCTAGATGGGCAGTTCCAGCATGCGAGTGGGCAATAGCAAACGGCATCCTAGCTGGTAAAGATGGTAATAGACTGGATCCAAAAGGTACAGCAACACGTGCAGAAATTTGTGCAATTATCAATAGATTTTTAACAATATACAATATAGATTAA
- the ytxC gene encoding sporulation protein YtxC: protein MKTIIIMTSQADRLIKAMNQTNKLGKWKSTPNYIAYSYPDEEQISVLEIITMVIYDFLHLEILMRFAKTYLSRRSDLIMEYKKEIFEIFMKGNYLKNEEGFSMISYHLLYTPLCDFLKSNDRINLDGWMIFRVHKYKVILEDIMLQTIYDYETGLNYIDFMKYFKNFKQTQPAVVDILHVYCKKDKEIVLLDEKHEDKTKHYLEKYCDGVDFVYAKIEDQIMHILMHLCPTEIVLHRNKNYSNKNFIITLQKIFEESLTLCCGCETCNP, encoded by the coding sequence ATGAAAACTATAATTATAATGACATCACAAGCAGACAGGTTAATAAAAGCTATGAACCAAACAAATAAATTGGGAAAATGGAAATCAACCCCTAATTATATAGCATATAGCTATCCAGATGAGGAACAAATTTCGGTATTAGAAATAATAACGATGGTTATATATGATTTTTTACATCTAGAAATTTTGATGCGATTTGCAAAAACATATCTTAGCAGGCGATCAGATCTAATAATGGAATACAAGAAGGAAATCTTTGAAATATTTATGAAGGGTAATTATCTAAAAAATGAAGAAGGGTTTTCGATGATATCATATCATTTGTTGTATACACCGTTATGCGATTTTTTAAAAAGCAACGATAGAATCAACTTGGATGGATGGATGATTTTTAGAGTACATAAGTATAAAGTTATTTTGGAAGATATTATGCTACAAACTATATATGATTATGAGACCGGTTTAAATTATATAGATTTCATGAAATATTTCAAGAATTTTAAACAAACCCAACCTGCAGTAGTAGATATTTTGCATGTTTATTGTAAAAAAGATAAAGAAATTGTTTTATTAGATGAAAAACACGAAGACAAGACCAAGCATTATTTAGAAAAGTATTGTGACGGAGTAGATTTTGTGTATGCGAAAATAGAGGATCAAATTATGCACATACTGATGCATTTATGCCCTACGGAGATTGTACTGCATAGAAATAAAAACTATAGCAATAAAAATTTTATAATTACATTACAAAAAATCTTTGAAGAATCCCTAACATTATGCTGTGGATGTGAGACTTGCAATCCTTGA
- a CDS encoding alpha-glucosidase, which produces MFENKVIYQIYPKSFNDTTGNGYGDINGIIEKLDYIQDLGVDYIWLSPCCMSPQKDNGYDISDYVTIDPLFGTNEDYQRLITQAKARGMKIMMDLVLNHTSSEHEWFKKALQKDPKYYDYYIWQDAPNAIESFFGGSAWTYSKEVGKYYLHLFDSSQPDLNWANPAVRKDIYDMINYWIDKGVEGFRLDVIYLIGKEPDKLITGHGPKFIEYLKELNENTFQDKLLTVGECWGTSLEEQYKMCHDKGLSEAFHFNHFLLNTADGKDKWHTKELDLKELCDCFDTWQNEYTGVEALVTGSHDAPRMISRWLNDTQYRMQSSKLLITLFGLMAGDLYIYQGEEIGMTNAHWHDINKYNDVETLNAYELLKEQGFDEKTIMEKIAFTSRDNARVPMQWNDTSNAGFTTGNPWLDVVDNYTHVNALRDLTNELGVYKYYQKVIKFRKEHYDWIKQKAKFSEDNGVLKMEKPKFTLVANFTDQKQAHDLGSTGDVLFNNYSKVEKQLMPYQVVVVCNK; this is translated from the coding sequence ATGTTTGAGAACAAAGTTATTTACCAAATTTATCCGAAAAGCTTTAATGATACTACCGGAAATGGTTACGGAGATATTAATGGCATCATTGAAAAGTTAGATTATATACAAGATTTGGGAGTTGATTATATATGGCTTTCTCCCTGCTGTATGTCTCCGCAAAAAGATAATGGATATGATATTTCTGACTATGTAACTATCGATCCACTTTTTGGAACTAACGAAGACTATCAAAGATTGATCACACAAGCAAAGGCACGTGGAATGAAAATTATGATGGATTTGGTTTTAAACCATACTTCTAGCGAGCACGAGTGGTTTAAGAAGGCATTGCAAAAAGATCCTAAGTATTATGATTATTATATTTGGCAAGATGCGCCTAATGCTATTGAATCCTTTTTTGGTGGATCTGCTTGGACATATAGTAAAGAGGTAGGCAAGTATTATTTGCATTTGTTTGATAGTTCGCAACCAGATTTAAATTGGGCTAATCCGGCGGTTAGAAAAGATATTTATGATATGATTAATTATTGGATCGACAAAGGCGTGGAAGGCTTTAGACTAGACGTAATTTATTTGATTGGAAAAGAGCCTGATAAGCTGATTACGGGGCATGGACCCAAGTTTATAGAATATTTAAAAGAGCTTAATGAAAACACATTCCAAGACAAGTTGCTAACAGTGGGGGAATGCTGGGGGACATCGCTAGAAGAACAATATAAAATGTGCCATGATAAAGGATTGTCAGAGGCGTTTCATTTTAACCATTTTTTGCTAAATACTGCAGATGGAAAAGACAAATGGCATACTAAAGAGCTCGATCTAAAAGAGCTTTGTGACTGTTTTGATACATGGCAAAACGAATATACTGGAGTCGAAGCATTAGTAACTGGTAGTCATGATGCGCCAAGAATGATATCGCGTTGGCTAAATGATACTCAATACCGCATGCAAAGTTCCAAGTTGCTCATTACGTTGTTTGGGTTGATGGCAGGAGATTTGTATATTTACCAAGGTGAAGAAATTGGTATGACAAACGCGCATTGGCATGATATCAATAAATATAATGATGTTGAAACACTCAATGCTTACGAACTTTTAAAGGAGCAAGGATTTGATGAGAAAACAATAATGGAAAAAATTGCATTTACCTCAAGGGATAATGCGCGCGTTCCTATGCAGTGGAATGACACATCAAATGCTGGCTTTACAACCGGAAATCCTTGGTTGGATGTGGTAGATAATTATACGCATGTAAATGCACTACGAGATTTGACCAATGAGCTTGGAGTATATAAGTATTATCAGAAGGTGATCAAGTTTAGAAAAGAGCATTATGATTGGATTAAGCAAAAAGCGAAGTTTTCAGAAGATAACGGTGTGCTAAAAATGGAAAAGCCAAAATTTACTCTTGTTGCTAATTTTACTGATCAGAAACAGGCTCATGATCTTGGTAGCACTGGAGACGTGTTATTTAATAATTATAGCAAAGTGGAAAAACAGCTTATGCCATATCAGGTTGTTGTAGTATGTAATAAATAG